The Juglans regia cultivar Chandler chromosome 6, Walnut 2.0, whole genome shotgun sequence genome contains the following window.
GATTATATAATCATGGGTTTCAAAACATTTCTCTCGGTATATTTTTTGGTATTGATCCAAACCAAATTTCGTTTGTTGCGCATCTCATGCAAATGGTTTGTACACAGCCACTGTGATTGTGCCGAAGAGATGATGCATGTAAGGTGCTTTATTGAATATGAATGGAGCTACAAGGGGCTTGAGAAGGCTACATATAGTCTCGCCATCGGTCCATTGCTAACCAATAGTGACAAGAgtaacaaaatagaaaatgttcCTTCTCTTCCACTTCCCTCTATAGTCTCTCTTCCTTTCTGTGTTTGTCAATGTGTGTGAGCCCAAAGTCTTCCAACAAAAGGATTTGCATGTCGCATGGCAGCGTACAGCAGAAGAAAATAACAATGGATGAACTGGTGCATATTGCCTAGTCAAGGGAACACCTAGAATCAAGCCAAGAAACAATATCGTTAAGGACTCTAAATATTCTGTCATCCGGTTCCCCTTCCAGAATGCAGTGATAACCATCATCATAGAGTTTTAGCGTTTTGTCTTTCGCAGAGGCCTTCTCATAAAGAAACTGGCTTACTAACGGATCTGTCACCTTGTCTGCAGCTCCATGAAGAATCAGCAATGGAGATGAAACCTGCAATTGCTCCAgatttgtttaaatatattcGATACAGAATTAACCCATATGCATAACTGAGGTACTACGGATGGAATAACATCCTCTCCAGGATAATGACAATGATAATGGGCATGGGAAAACACAAAAGGAAACTAACCTTCTCCACTTGTTTCTCAATTTCACTAGTCACTTTCAAAAGTTCCACTGCAGTTTTCAACCGCGTTTGTTCATTATAAGAGATCACATTGTAGGCCGCCTACAGTATAGAAATACAATAGATAAACTAGTAACATCTAAACCAGCAGATACTAGTCAGTAGATACAATGACTGGTTCTTAGAATGGTTTAATTGATTAAAATGCTGGAGTTAAAAGAATGTTGATGGTAATCATAGGCCGTCATCACATAAATCATGCAGGGGCCGAAGTGAAAGATTGATAATTCTTGTTGTATTTATCTAAAGTTATAAAACATCAATTTGTATCCTATGAATTAAAGTTTTCACCTTATTCAATTGACCCTCAACCTAGCTGATTATTTCCATCTCAATTTCCTCTACATCTGGGCTTAAATGCTATTATAATTAACACTATACttcacttatcaaaagtaaTAATTAACACTATACTTTAGAGTTAAAGTTAGACATGTAAAAGTTTCGCTTCATCCAACATTGCACTGCTAACAGGTTCATTATCTTTCTGAGATCCATTGGTCAGCATACTTCTGAATGTTTAAGCAGTACTCGAACCATATTGATGTACAACAACAAAGCATTTGCAGATTATGTACTATACACGTGCATTCATATTAAGAGAGTAAATAAAGGGcaaaccatttttcttttcctcaattCTCTGAAGGCTAGCTCAGCTAGATCTTTCTGAGGGAAGAGCTTTGCTTTTGGCATGACCTTAGACATGAGGGTTAACACTTTCAGAACTGGAGCTGGAGGTTTCACGTCCTCTGCAATCTGAGCAGCGACTCAAAGTCAGCAGATTTTTCAGTACGTGAATGACGGTAAATTGGACCAGATTCAAAATTTGGCCATGTAACTTCCTGAACCCCTTTCCCCAAACTTGCAGGCACACAGAGATCACTATCCATCACTCAGTGCAGTATTTGGCCAAAAAATGTGATGTAAAGCACACAAAACAATCTTCTATAATTCCatcaaatgttttgttttagttggGTAATTGCTGAAGATATACATACACATTCTCAGAATTAATGATGAGTAATTTTCTGGCCGGTTCATTGTCCCTGCTCTAGGAAAATATCTAGAGAACACAAATGTTTAGCATATATATCAGAATATATGCGACATTATAGCGGATTGAGTAGAAAATAATCTTACAGCACAAAGTCTCTCCCACGTCACAATGGGCACACAATTCTGAGCACCATTCTTAATCCAAGGGACAGCTCATCTGCCTAAGGTGGATTATCCATACCCAACTATAACATCTCTAAAACTGCAAAAATCTGGtcactgattaaaaaaattaatcctgCTCCATAAAGTTCTCCCATGTCAAAATGCAAAGACAATTCAGCATTGCCATTGTTAACCCAAGCGCCAGCCCATCTACCCAAGGCGGAATTTCCATACCTAAGTACCAAACCACTCAGACGACAAAAAAAAGGTCtcttgggagaaaaaaaaaaaacagcaaacGCAAACACTGAAGTCTTTCTACATTTAACATGCAGAAGGTTAGGAGACCCATATGAACTCAGTCCACCCCAAAGAGAAGTACAGGTAATACCACCACTGTCTACGGACTGGTCTTGAGTCCTAACTTGTTGGCTAGGATAGAGGGCTTTTGAGATGTAGTGTCTACTGTCTCTCCATACCCCAAATGGATAACAATGGTCCTTCTCCCAAAATAACTATCACCTAGCAACCACAACGTGAAAACCTGCAGGAAACATACTCACAGGTTGCTTCTTTTAGGCTTCTGCACATCACTAATTGTTTACCAGATGTTCATAGGCATATATAAACATGGATACTTAATCATTATCTCACAAAACAATGAATCAGCCAccataaatttcattttccccATCAACCAGGTCTGGACATGTGAATTAGGTACAAAACTAGCTGACTAGTTTACAAAATAAAGAATTCCCTCACATTCGAATGAAATAACACTTTACGTATCATAAAAAGTAATTTCATAACGCTCATAGATTTTCTACAATTTCAGAAGTTACTAGCATGGATTTCACTAAACTATTGAACATGAACAGTAAGAAGTAGAGATGGGCTTACTTTGCACATTGGGGCCACAAGAATGACTCCATTCCATCCACGTGGTTCCTTTAGATGAACTTTAAGAGCAACGGCTCCGCCCATGGACTGTCCTAATAGAAAACAGCGCAACCCTCTCAATTCAGGTCTTCCTTTCCAATTGAAACATGATACCCAATCAGGAACACAGTTCTGACAACACAATTCAAGATGACAATATAGATTCTGAGACAAGTTTAGAGTGTCGCAcctttgatttttgaatagttTTCTATTACATTATAAGCTAATTCATCAAAGCTTGGGATGTAACCATGCAACCCTTCAGAAAGGCCAAAACCAGGATGGTCCAAAGCATAAACAGCATATCCAGATGCAGCAATATACTTGGCAATACctgaaattcaaaactcaccATTCATCACAATAAATTCACTTTGCACATTTGAGAGTGgattaaaggaaaaatgaaataaaaggcATGGTGCTATTCCACATTATTATCCGAATGTGATCACAAACCTTCAAAGAAGAATGTGCAAGTATCACCATATCCATGGCAGAAGAACAAAGCGCCTTTGATGCGAACACCAGGCTCTGGCATCCAGCTTTTACAGAAAATTTCCATTCCCCTCGAGTTCCTTTCGTACCACTACAAACCCACAACAAATACTATAACTACAACCTCATTAGGCTTTAAACTGAGCCCCCTTTTAGTTGCCAGGGAAATTGTGAAATCAATAAGAAAACAAGCATTTGAACCTCATATATATTCAGGTCACTTTATtggatctttctttcttttgtttttggggtCCAAGTTACTAGAAAATAAGACTTTTTCACAATCTCGGACTAGGATTGCTTACCTCCTCTGTTCTGATCCCAGTAGGAGCCATCTACCCACCAGTCAAAACCAATTGACATTCGCCGGAAAATAGAAAAACGATAGTAGCAACAAAGAATTAgtcaaataatataaacataaaaatccaaaaagtaCAGAAAGCTCCAAAGATCAAGCCAGGATTGGGATGGAGCCAAACCAACCTTGAACAAGCAATGATCAAGCTGCCGTTGGACCTCCACGAAGGCCAAGCGGACACGTCTTCTAGCGGGAGCGAAATCCAGGTTCTGAAAAGCGATCGCATTCATCTCCTCACTTACGCCTTCCAGTGGTGACCTTATTTTTGCCTTAAGAACAAGGTGAGGCCTTGGAGTTGAAAGTGTGGTCACTAGGTTCGTCTTGAGACGGGGAATAATGGGTAGATATTGCTTTCCGGGAAAGTAGATCGGAGAGGTGGATTTTCCGGGAATAAGATAGAGTTCCGGGGGTCGGAATCTCAGCGTGAGAGAGAGGTCCATCGCAATGGACAGCAAACCGCAGTTGGAAAGCAGTCAACTCGAAAGCGCACAAATACAAATCTAGTGTTCCATTTGCTACCTTGGACCCTTCTTCCGACGTAGCAGTGTCTCGAACGTACATAAGCAGCACGTGTTTTGAATGTCTTCAGGGTGTGTACGgttgttaaaatcaattttaaggtttcgtttggatctcaaactcatctcaacttatcattataatttttttaaattttaatataaaatataataaataatttaatttttttaaattttaaaataataataatattaaaaaataatattctaacaatattttatcatctcaactcaactcaactcaactcactttaacatccaaacacaacctaacttATCTCTATCTAATCAATggaacttattattttttaatttataaaatagttaaattaatttcaacctatttcataaatttaaatacatatatcaatttatttacatttaaatatatctcaataaaatacaaaatattattattcacattttAACTCAGATTATCTGAGATTACCTCGACATCCAAATACAGATTTAATCTTTTCAGTTTTTAGGTGAAAGAAACCCATACATGGGTATTGGTATTGGGTAgggatgatgataaaaaatatgaaaatttgactttgaatttgattttgtacCGATTTCGTTTTAATGGAATCGGAGTTGGAACCAAAGTCGGAATCAGAGATGTCGCCAAATCGACTTTAACTCCGATCCAATCCGACTCCAACTTTGCCCTCCTAATCCGATATTGCAcatatgttatgaaaatatgtatttatctatatattgatcgtatatactagtatagttatataattaggACTTacatagttaaattcaataatatattagtatgagttaattattatatccttatactataatataaatagactaataatattttagtatatgtaaacaacatagtattactaccatatataatcaattatataaataagttagacactagtattgaataaattaataatgtataatattaatttcttttactgGAAtcgggtgtccaagaacaacGTCTCGACTAATCCAAGAAGGTCCTCGATAAGGAATTTTGAGCAAGTGcacattgaaaaattaaagaaaaaaatcctcAAATTCGATGGTCTCTAGAGattgtttattaaaatataataaattgcaaatagacactagaaataagtctaatataaataagttagacacttatatagaaataagtctaatataataaattaataatacataatactatagtataataacatgtaattagacactaaaaataatatgtaatattatggTATGATATGGCATACAAGGTAGTAACTGGATTTTAAACGTTTGgtttttttactttgttttggGCTCCTATTATAtctattgttaattttttttataattaaatatttactaTAAATACTGATGTGGAAAGACCATTAATAGGGACATCTTGTTCAAagaattttggttatgttttgagtaaacttttttttttccttaaaagaacggtaccccaattttattaatgaccctcacttatggcagaggaataTTGTGGTAACTGGCAGAACACTAGGGATTTACAAATAATCAGTAAAAAAACCATCTCAAGAATCAAAagacaaacaataataaatccACCTATACATTAaactacataaaataaaaccatggaaacaaaaccaaacaaaaactacataaacgacaaaataaaattagcaaagcaaaatataaattaacacCTCATAGAGGGCAAACCAATTTTATCTAAGTGAAGAATTCCACACAGTTGCCTATGAATCCCATCCATACCCAAATATGTACGTGTAATGCTAGCCTCTTCCTGTTGTGCTAAAAAATCTGCTACTTTATTTCCTTCACTAAATTGGTGTTTAATAGAGAAATTGAGACTTTGTAACTTTGAAAGAAGTTCCTCCCAAAAGTCCCATAAATACCACATATTGCACACACTAGATTTTAACCAATTCACTACAACCTATGAATCActttcaatttccacaaaactATATCCTCCCTCTTTACATGCAGCCACCCCACAAATAAGAGCTCTCAGCTCCACTTCGTTGTTAGCACCATGGCCAAACTTAGCCAAAAACGCAAATTGAGTCTCTCCTCTACTATACCTAATCACCCCCACCTCCACCACACTGACCTGGATTGTCCTTAGAACTTTCATTGACATTTAACTTCACCCACCCGGATGGAGGTTTACACCATGTGACCACCAAGGATGACTTATGTATCATAGGCTAAATTAAAATGTCCAATGACCTATGGATCATTTTATCTCCTTCTGGGCATGAGCTAGTCGAAGTAATCAGTATCGATAATCGCTGACACCAATAGCGAACTGCAAACCAAATCTCCCTTGCCGTCATATATTTCCCCTCCATTTTTGCCTTACACCGTCTTCCCCATAATTTTCAAGTAATAATGATAGGGAGAAGACCAATGAGACAACCTTTTTGTGACGAACGTTTTGCACAAGAGAACCAAAGGCTGACTCTTGCCCACCATGAATTCACCATCATATTCGGAATTCCCACTGCAACTGCTGCCATTTCCCATACCTTACGTGCAATATCACCCAAATTCAGGATGTGATCAAGGGATTCCTCATGTCCTAATATACAACGATCACACTTTGACACAAGTAATATACCAAGTCTCTGAACTCTGTCATCAACCGGTAAACAATCCAACTTAGCCTTccacatacacacatatatctTCTTTGGTAGAATTTGGTGCCATACCCAGTTCTCCCATGATACTACCTCTCCTTTTTCATGGATGCAATCTCATGCACTAGCCACTGTGAATAAACCAAAGTCATTAGGcttccatttatatatatacacatatatatatatatatatatatatatatcaatcaagTCCCACAATATTAGGTCTAACCCTGCTCTTCACTTCCTCTGCCAATGATGTGCCAACAAGAGCAACTAACAAATCCTCATTTCGGCCTTCTACGCACCAACAATCACGAAGACTCAGCATAGGTTGTAGCACATTCAAAGATTGATTGCATAAAGGACCAGTCAACAACTGGCTATCAAACCAAAATGATACAGCACCTTGCTTCACCTTCACCCAACTATTATCCAAGACCTTTGTAGCAACCTCCAACAAGGCTCTCCAAAATCGTGATCCTCGATATGGAGCCTGCCTGAGGTGATCATTTTAAGGTATTTTGCACGAAAAAAATTTGACCACATCGAGTTCTCAGTTAACATTTTTGAAGCCATCTTCATGTGAAGGGAACTCTATATCTCCTCAAAATTCCTCAACCCCAAACCACCCTCCATTGTAGGTTTGCACAGCTTATTCCAACTCTTCCATTTCATCTTTGATTTACCATCTttctccccccaaaaaaaggcAGAAAGAATAGTATTCAGTTTATGCAATGTAACTTTTAGAATCTTCAAGACAACTAGTAGATGTGTAGCCATACAAGATAGAACATGTCGTATTAACGTTAATCTTCCCCATTGCGACAACAATTTAAATTTCTAGCCAGCaactttatttcttattttcaccacCAAAGGCTCTATATCCCGAACTTTAAGCCTCCTTGAGACAAGAGGCACTCCCAAGTAAGTTGTAGGAAATTTTCCCTGAGAAAATCCTATCAATCTAAGAAGCTCTTGTTGCCTTCCAACCGCAatcttaaaagataaaaataaagcaGATTTATCACTATTAATCACCTGGCCCGACTACTTCTCATAAATGCTCAATGTTTGCATCAAACTTCTCATAGTCCTTTTAGATACATAAGCAAAAATTAACAAATCATCCGTataaagaagatgagaaatCATAGGTGCACCCCGAGGATGAGAAAAGCTCCTAATCCGACCATGTTGAAACCTATCTTGAAGAAGTCTTGTGAGAATCTCAACCATCACAATAAACAAGTAGGGTGATAAAGAATCACCTTGACGCAATCCCTTAATCATTCGAATGAAACCCTTATACATACCATTAAGCATGATAGAAAACCAAGGAGATTTAATACATCCAATCACCAGATTACAAACCGCAACAGAAAACCCAAAACCTTCAAGCACTTGAAGAAGAAACTCccaatccacccgatcatatgcctttgccatatcaattttgACCATTACATTACCTCCCATAATGTTCTTATTAATACTTTGTACCATTTCCTGCACAAgagtaatattgttaaaaatgCTCCTACCAGGAATAAAAGTCCTTTAAGATAATATGAGGAAGAAATCTTGTCAACTGTTGCACCAGAATTTTAGAAAAGATTTTATACACCACTGAGCAAAAGTTGATGGGcctgaatttatcaaaactttttGGGTCCTTCACTTTAGGAATGAGAACAATATATGAAGCATTATAAAAGCGAGGCAAAGAGGCTCCACTAAAGAATTCAACTGCTGTCTCCACTAAGTCACCTTTTATCAAATCCCAGCATGAAGAATAAAAAGCAAATATGAATCCATCAGGACCCGGACTACTTTGATGAGGTATCGACAACAAGGCATCTTTCACCTATTCCTCAGAAGGAGCCTTACAAATAAACTCATTCTCTTCACTAGATATAATAGGAGAAATCAAATTACTCAAGTCCGCAATCTCACTTCTACCTAAAGCCATGAGGAAGTTCTCAAAATAGTGCACTGCCTCTTCATGTACATCTTCTGGAGTGTCCAACACCGAACCATCTAGGAGAGTCATAGAGGAAATAGCAGCATTCTTCCTTCTCTGATTAACTACTGCATGAAAAAACTTAGAGTTGTTATCCCCGTTCCGCCAGCCATTTTTTCTTCACTTGTTGAGCCATCcttatttcctctctcttttcccaacTCTCGAGCTCCAGCTTTGTCGCAAAATAGTCATCCTCTACGTCAGAATTGGGCCCTGTTTGTAGTTGAAACTCCAAGTATATTTTAACGCTCTTCCAACTCTTTGATACGATGATCCACCCTACCAAAGGTATTAATGTTCCAAGCTCTCAAAGCCAATCTCGTCTTCTTTAACTTAGCTGCAAGCGTCCATAGACCCGAGCCAACCTCAAGAGCATTCCACACTTCAGCCACACAAGCTTTAAAAGAAGCATGAGAGCACCGcatattttggaatttaaaaggAGAAGGACCATACCTATTAAACACCCTGTCCAACCTTAGAAGCATAGGACTATGATCCAATGACTTCCttgaaaaatattcaacatGAGCATTAGGAAAAGAGCCATGAAATCCATATTTTGAACTGCCCCATCCAATCTGGCCCAAATCCTAGTAGAACCCAAATGGCCGTTGCACCATGAAACACGACTCCAATGATAACTCACCTCCATAAGTCCACAATTGTCTAAACAATTGTTAAACTCCTCCATGGCAACAAGAGGCCGAGAATGGCCTATTCTCTCTCCATCCTCCTTGATGATATTGAAATCCCCTATCACCAACCAAGGAAAGTTTCCCTGGTTAATGTCTTCAAGATTCTTCCATAACACCCTACGTTCCACTTGCATACATTTAGCATACATAAAGGAAATTAAGACTTTCTTTTGATCCAAACCAACCCAACCGGTAACCAATTGATTTGAAGAAAACACCCCTTCAAATGAAAGCGGATCCCTCCAAAGAAGCCAAATTTTTCCACCCATAGTGTCACTAGAACAAAACCTAGGTAAACCTAAAAAAGAAACCAAACTTGGAAGCATTCTATCCTCTGCACAACAAATCAATATTATTCTTCTTGATCAACCGACATAACCTCATCTTGGAACTACGAATCCCCCTAACATTCCAAACTAAAAGAGAGCACATCACAAATTCAGTTTTGTAGAGCGGGTTTGCACCAGATGGGAATGTCTCACAGAATTACTCAATGGTTCCTTTTCCTTGGCCACAGAAACTTGCCGTTCATTATCCAACCCATACACTTGTTCCTTcgaaaaattaatcaaaataccCTCCTCCTCTCGATTCAAAAGCACCTCACAAACATACAGTAAAGTTTCTTTAGGAACTCTAGGAACAGAAGGAAGTCTACTCTCAAGTTAAAAAATGGATGCAACCGCATCCACTTTGTAACACTCGGACccaaattggtatagttggactttagatttttttagatttttatttacttttattggagcttgatattttaagtttttattttatggacttgagtagtgatttttttttttttgcacacttttatttatttgtttatttttttccgcatgtatcattttttttttttgttttatttctcttttggtctttatctcttattttcccgtaagtttgtttttctcgtgcacgtcgtgcatgctcacgcaactcatcttcatccgctcacacgtctcctcctctagggttttcttttcttgttcctccacttatacatatttatatatgtacgtattCGAAGAATGCTTCCGCCGCTGCCCTCCTACGCGAAACCTTAGCccagtatatattttttttcctcctctttgcaaacagcgCTCGCCCTCTAGCTCGTTCACCACCCTGCCATGCCCAACCTTTGGTTCATGCACACAGCCATGCTTACCACCAGGTTATAGCCACTGCCCGAGCCCCACGAGAAACCGCACAACCACCACCGAAGGGTAGTCTCACTGCCAAACTCTTCCACAACACGATCCAGTCGCTGCCACCAGTGTCTTTCCTGTAGCAGCAACCCACGAATCAGACTCAACATTGCCGTCGCGTCCCACCCTAAGCCATCGTTCAAGCCATTGAAGAAACCTCTGTTTTTGTcttcaaaaacagagcattttttttccttttctgtttgcTGCTTTTCAACGCAAACCAGTCGAGCACCGCCAGCAGCAGTAGTGTACGCCAAGGAATAAGTCTCCACAGTCGAAAGTCGTCCAGTTGTCACCTAGCACCACCTTTCACCGCCGACGCTGCATGATACGTAAACCCCCCTCTCCCTATCTCTCAGTTtactccctctctccctcacggTTGCTCTCTCTTTGTCATTACTTAGCTCTGCTTATCACACTACCGAAACCAGCCAGCCAACCTCAAATTGCTGGCTAAATACTCTTCATCAGCCCTGTTCAGCCGTGCGTTCTTCATCAGCACGCCACCCAACTGCCAGCATTTTCCACCGAAGCCACTCAGCTCCGATCGGATCCCTGGTGTAGCCTCCTTCCTCGGTGAGCCTTGTCACTGCCTCTTTTCACACTTGAAAACTATTTCCGGTTTTAGTGAGCGTCCGTTGCATGCATTTGTGGTTTCAGAAATTTGTTGCCCTGCATTTTGAGGTGTTTTGATCTTTACGTAAGGTTAGGGAAACTTAGATGTAGGATATTACGATTTTACCCCTTGAATTACAAGCCAAGGCTTTAGGTGGtctgagtttatatttttcGGTTGGGTTGGGTTGACTTTTACGAAGGGTTTTATGATGGCAGATAAGTCTTTTATTATGTTAGTAAAAAATGTTTCTTAAATGCTTTaaattgttatttctttcaaagGAATAATCGgtaatgttgtatttttacaatgacttagtttattatatgatcgctgtgtaatttaaaatattttttggtgtaATTATATTAGctagtattagattttataattacacgtcaatagtaaataagttagacttttaaatatttttagccGAAGTTATTAAATGGACATTGCCAATTTTAGGAAGGGATGTTATATTTTGGGCTTTTGAGGGTTTTatggaattaaataggttattttataagtttaggcttaaataccgaaatacgtgattgattgaaaatttacgggaattacttgattatttgataggtgacgattgttaattatcgacattttgaggaaatttctgaaaagctaagaagtccaggtaagcggagttcctatgctagactttacattaaataaaatgatgtcCTTTTTGGGAAATGTGCATGTTctattatgaaaagaaatttgaaaacaacctcagatatttgttctgcattactcatgagattttgtttaagaagaacgtattttctgtcatgactggtgtagacatgaacttatttttgacattctgtttttgaactttgaaaaatagagcgaatattaaattttatgcataaattatgttgtgatacgattttgttcagtactctgtttggataagatgtgatgtttgaaaacttttggcatgactctctgattctgaatttgattctgtttccgctctgttcagttacggtccaaccacgggttacaatagtggatacggcccaaccacgggaaataatagtggatacggcccaaccacgggttataatagtggatacggccctgccacgggttagagtagtggtctctgtttgagtgcacaccttggtgacagagtatttcatgttctgcttggctatccgcagatgcacaaccctaccacggggattatacatggcctct
Protein-coding sequences here:
- the LOC108986192 gene encoding caffeoylshikimate esterase-like isoform X1; translated protein: MDLSLTLRFRPPELYLIPGKSTSPIYFPGKQYLPIIPRLKTNLVTTLSTPRPHLVLKAKIRSPLEGVSEEMNAIAFQNLDFAPARRRVRLAFVEVQRQLDHCLFKMAPTGIRTEEWYERNSRGMEIFCKSWMPEPGVRIKGALFFCHGYGDTCTFFFEGIAKYIAASGYAVYALDHPGFGLSEGLHGYIPSFDELAYNVIENYSKIKGRPELRGLRCFLLGQSMGGAVALKVHLKEPRGWNGVILVAPMCKIAEDVKPPAPVLKVLTLMSKVMPKAKLFPQKDLAELAFRELRKRKMAAYNVISYNEQTRLKTAVELLKVTSEIEKQVEKVSSPLLILHGAADKVTDPLVSQFLYEKASAKDKTLKLYDDGYHCILEGEPDDRIFRVLNDIVSWLDSRCSLD
- the LOC108986192 gene encoding caffeoylshikimate esterase-like isoform X2; translation: MDLSLTLRFRPPELYLIPGKSTSPIYFPGKQYLPIIPRLKTNLVTTLSTPRPHLVLKAKIRSPLEGVSEEMNAIAFQNLDFAPARRRVRLAFVEVQRQLDHCLFKMAPTGIRTEEWYERNSRGMEIFCKSWMPEPGVRIKGALFFCHGYGDTCTFFFEGIAKYIAASGYAVYALDHPGFGLSEGLHGYIPSFDELAYNVIENYSKIKGQSMGGAVALKVHLKEPRGWNGVILVAPMCKIAEDVKPPAPVLKVLTLMSKVMPKAKLFPQKDLAELAFRELRKRKMAAYNVISYNEQTRLKTAVELLKVTSEIEKQVEKVSSPLLILHGAADKVTDPLVSQFLYEKASAKDKTLKLYDDGYHCILEGEPDDRIFRVLNDIVSWLDSRCSLD